From Verrucomicrobiota bacterium, a single genomic window includes:
- a CDS encoding PEP-CTERM sorting domain-containing protein, translating into MRSFVATAVILLLLLACSAAQAYTFTPPDPDIGDLAHQYYYVWGIEVTWDVNPDPIYEWVNGASLFIHSIWNWDNAPNDLWIHLLDDAPIGLTTGYDDQDGVDQFLVEGILLVHYQDLSMTPQDLWYFFTAEQRDTLNAYAADGVFAIAFDPDCHFYNCGISLDVGTERIEIPEPGTLTLIGLGLAALGLIRLRKG; encoded by the coding sequence ATGAGATCGTTTGTCGCAACCGCAGTCATTCTCTTACTGCTCCTTGCCTGCTCAGCGGCGCAGGCTTACACGTTCACGCCGCCCGATCCTGACATCGGCGATCTGGCTCACCAGTACTACTATGTCTGGGGCATCGAGGTGACCTGGGACGTCAACCCGGATCCGATCTACGAGTGGGTCAATGGGGCATCGCTGTTCATCCACAGCATCTGGAACTGGGACAACGCTCCGAACGACCTGTGGATTCATCTGCTCGATGATGCACCCATCGGCCTGACGACAGGCTACGACGACCAGGACGGCGTCGACCAGTTTCTCGTCGAGGGCATCCTGCTCGTCCACTACCAGGACCTGAGCATGACGCCCCAGGATCTGTGGTACTTCTTCACCGCAGAGCAGAGGGACACGCTCAACGCCTACGCGGCTGACGGCGTTTTTGCCATCGCGTTCGATCCCGACTGCCACTTCTACAACTGCGGGATCTCGCTCGACGTGGGCACCGAGAGGATCGAGATCCCTGAGCCGGGGACGCTGACGCTCATCGGCCTCGGTCTCGCGGCGCTCGGTCTGATCCGCTTGCGCAAGGGGTAA
- a CDS encoding formate--tetrahydrofolate ligase, translating into MKSDLEIAQSVTPKPIVEIAESLGLKASDLELYGQHVAKIKLDVLKKGARRKQAKYIDVTAITPTPLGEGKTVTTIGLALGLNAIGKKAICTLRQPSLGPVFGIKGGAAGGGRSQVIPMEEFNLHLTGDFHAVSAANNLLAAFIDNHVQKGNELGIDPFTISWKRVVDVNDRSLRSVVTGLGNKLADGIPRETGFDITAASEVMAILALASDLHDLRARLGRIVVGMNKDGKPVTAEDLRCAGAMTVLLKDAIKPNLMQTLEGTACIVHAGPFANIAHGNNSILADLVALQLADYVVTESGFGADMGFEKFCDIKCRTSGLRPDAVVLVVTVRALKAHSGLFQVVAGKPLDKGLVEENIPALRKGSANMLKHIENIRTFGLPVVVAINTFATDTAAEIDFIKATALEAGAEAVEVSEVHAKGGEGGAALAEAVVKAASKPNTFDFLYPIEMPIKEKIDIIAHKLYGAGEVFYEPAAEKQIKVLNQNGLDKLPICMAKTHLSLSHEPALKGRPTGFRMPVREVRASIGAGFLSVLCGAIPTMPGLPSIPGGTKVDIDKDGKVVGLF; encoded by the coding sequence ATGAAGTCGGACCTCGAGATTGCGCAGTCCGTCACCCCGAAACCGATTGTGGAGATCGCCGAATCGCTCGGGCTCAAGGCGAGCGACCTGGAGCTGTATGGGCAGCACGTAGCCAAGATCAAGCTCGACGTGCTCAAGAAGGGCGCGCGGCGCAAGCAGGCCAAGTACATCGACGTCACGGCGATCACGCCGACGCCGCTGGGCGAGGGCAAGACGGTCACCACGATCGGATTGGCGCTCGGGCTGAACGCGATCGGCAAGAAGGCGATCTGCACGCTGCGCCAGCCGTCTCTGGGTCCGGTGTTCGGCATCAAGGGCGGCGCGGCCGGCGGGGGGCGCTCGCAGGTGATCCCGATGGAGGAGTTCAACCTGCACCTCACAGGCGACTTCCACGCGGTGAGCGCGGCCAACAACCTGCTCGCGGCGTTCATCGACAACCACGTACAGAAGGGCAACGAGCTGGGCATCGACCCGTTTACAATTTCGTGGAAGCGCGTCGTCGACGTGAACGACCGCTCCCTGCGCAGCGTGGTGACGGGGCTCGGCAACAAGCTCGCCGACGGGATCCCGCGCGAGACGGGCTTCGACATCACGGCGGCGAGCGAGGTCATGGCCATCCTCGCGCTGGCAAGCGATCTGCACGACCTGCGCGCGCGCTTGGGCCGGATCGTGGTGGGAATGAACAAGGACGGCAAGCCGGTGACCGCCGAGGACCTGCGGTGCGCCGGGGCGATGACCGTACTGCTCAAGGACGCGATCAAGCCGAACCTGATGCAGACGCTGGAAGGGACCGCATGTATTGTGCACGCTGGGCCGTTTGCCAACATTGCGCACGGCAACAACTCGATCCTGGCCGACCTGGTGGCCCTGCAGCTTGCCGATTACGTGGTGACCGAGAGCGGGTTCGGCGCCGACATGGGGTTCGAGAAGTTCTGCGACATCAAGTGCCGCACGAGCGGGCTGAGGCCGGATGCGGTGGTGCTCGTCGTGACCGTGCGGGCGCTCAAGGCGCACAGCGGGCTGTTCCAGGTCGTGGCGGGCAAGCCGCTGGACAAGGGGCTGGTGGAGGAGAACATCCCCGCGCTGCGCAAGGGCAGCGCCAACATGCTCAAGCACATCGAGAACATCCGCACCTTCGGCCTGCCGGTTGTGGTGGCGATCAACACGTTCGCGACGGATACGGCGGCCGAGATCGACTTCATCAAGGCCACCGCGCTCGAGGCGGGCGCTGAAGCGGTCGAGGTGAGCGAAGTCCATGCCAAGGGCGGCGAAGGCGGCGCGGCGCTGGCCGAAGCGGTGGTCAAGGCCGCGTCGAAGCCCAACACGTTCGATTTCCTTTATCCCATCGAGATGCCGATCAAGGAGAAGATCGACATCATTGCACACAAGCTCTACGGCGCGGGCGAGGTTTTCTACGAGCCGGCGGCGGAGAAGCAGATCAAGGTGCTCAACCAGAACGGGCTCGATAAGCTGCCGATCTGCATGGCCAAGACTCACCTGAGCCTGAGCCACGAGCCGGCGCTCAAGGGCCGCCCGACGGGCTTCCGCATGCCGGTGCGCGAGGTGCGCGCCTCGATCGGCGCGGGGTTCCTCTCGGTGCTCTGCGGGGCGATCCCGACGATGCCCGGCCTGCCCAGCATCCCCGGCGGCACAAAGGTCGATATCGACAAAGACGGCAAGGTGGTCGGCCTGTTCTAG
- a CDS encoding tautomerase family protein, whose translation MPTITVEGPRIDVAKKRDLVKRLTDVAVDVYAIKNIVVLIKENSPENVGVNGELVADRQARRDS comes from the coding sequence ATGCCAACCATTACCGTCGAGGGGCCGCGCATCGACGTGGCGAAAAAGCGCGACTTGGTGAAGCGGCTGACCGACGTGGCCGTGGACGTCTACGCGATCAAGAACATCGTTGTGCTCATCAAAGAGAACTCGCCTGAAAACGTAGGCGTCAACGGCGAGCTGGTGGCTGACCGGCAGGCGCGCAGAGACTCCTGA